CGAGAGAAGCTGTGCTAGACGTGATCGTGGTGGGAGGCGGTCCAGTGGGAACCTATCTGGGCGGGCTGCTGGCTCAGGCTGGGCTGAACTTCGCCGTGCTGGACCGGCGTGGGTGGCCTGCCGAGCATTCCCGCGCCATCGGTATTCATCCACGGGCGCTGCGTGGCTTTGACCGCCTGGGCCTCACCTCACAGCTGCTGGCAGCGGGCGTCACCATTCGGCGCGGGCTGCTGCTGGGCGGGGGCGGGCAGGTGCTGGGCGAACTGGGTTTTGAAACGGCGGATGAGCAGCATCCCTATGTCCTTTCGTTGCCGCAGGTGGAAACCGAACGTTTGCTGGCAGCGCGGCTGGAGGCGCTGGCCCCCGGCAGGTTACGCCGGTCAGTCCGGGTGCAGGCCGTGCAGCCGGCGGGCGATCACGTCAGGGTCATGCTGGAACGGGACGGCCTGACCGAAACCTGGCCCGCCCGCTACGTCGTGGCGGCAGATGGCTGGCGCTCAGGCGTGCGTAGGGCGGCGGGCATCTCTTTTCCCGGCAGCGTTTACCCAGACAAGTACCTGATGGGCGACTTTCCCGACACCACGCCGTTTGGCACCCAAGCCATGATCTCGCTGACGGCGGCGGGCGTCACCGAGTGCTTCCCGCTGCCCAGCGGTCAGCGGCGCTGGGTGGTCCATACCGGGACGCAGCTGCTGGACGCTGCAGGACCGGACGCGCTGACCCACATCATTCAGGAGCGCACGGGCCTGCCGGTCCCAGCCGGTGAGTGCCGGATGTTCAGCGCCTTTGAGGTGCGCCGCCATCTGGCTGGGCGGATGTGGCAGGGTCGCCTGTGCCTCATTGGAGACGCCGCTCATGTGGTCAGCCCGATCGGGGGTCAGGGGATGAACCTGGGCTGGCTGGACGCTGACGCTCTGGCCCCCCTACTGATCCGCGCCGTGCAGCAAGGGGGTGTGCCACAGATACAGTGGCAAGGCTGGGAGCGACAGCGCCGCCGCTCGGCGTGGATCGCTGCCCGGCAGGCCGAGGCGAATATGGCGGCTGGGCGCCCCGCCAGTACGGCGACTCAACACGTGCGTGAGGCCCTACTGACCCAGTTGCTGCGTCCTCCGGCAGCGGGACTGCTGGCCGACGCTTTCACCATGCGCTGGCTTTAACCTTTATCCCTCTTCTCCGCATAAAGGCCTATTGCTTCCTTGAACATCTTGCTTGCCACCCAACCGATTGCCGGCCACGTTTGGCCGATGGCGGCCCTTGCCTGTGAACTTGCGGCGCGGGGCCATACCCTCCGCTGGTACACCGGGCATAGGTACGCCGCTCAAGTGCAGCAGGCGGGGGCCTTTTTCGGGCCATTTATCCATGCCCGCGAGGACGACGCCGCCGATTTTAAAATGTCTCCCGGCCGGGAAGGGCAGGCTCCGGGCCTGAAGCGGCTCCTGTTTGAGGTCCGCGAGGTTTTTGTTGGGCAGATAGAAGGCCAGGTTCATGATCTGCGCGGTTTGCGGCACATCGCTTCGCAGCGCCGGAGCATCTATGAGCTTGCCCGGATGTCGCGGCCCGAAGTAAGACCGGTACGGCGGAGCGAAATCGCTCCCCCCAGACCACAAGATGTCAGCCCGGGCAGTCGCCACTGGCAGCAGCTGTCACAGCCTTGGAGGCCAGAATGACCCACATCATCCTTCGGCACGCCCTGCCCGTCTGTGCCTTACTGTGTTGGCCAGCAGCCCAGGCCGCCGGCTCCGTTCAGATCGGCCCGCTGACCGTGCAGGCGGGCAGCCTGCCACCTCCGCCACTGGCCGAGCTGCGCGGAGGCGCTGGTGCCGATACCTGCTCCCGGCCAGCGGCCCGGTTAGACGCGGTGCTGTACGACCGCCTGCTGGGTCACGGAGCCGAGCTGAGTTGCGGCAACCTCTTTCTAGATCTGCTGGAACTGCCGGGCGACGCCGAGCGCCTGAGGCCCTGGGGCGGTTACGAGGCGCTGGCCCGTGAGATTCGCGGTGCCCGGCACGAGGTGCTGCTGGCCAACATGCTCTGGGACGGTGGTCCCGCCTGGCCAGGTCGCCCAGTGACGCAGGCCATCGCCGAGTTGCGTACCGATGTGCTGGCCCACCCGGAGCGCTACCCGGATGGGATGACCGTGCGTATTCTGCTGGGGCATACCGTGCGTCCGCTGGACGCGCCGCTGGACCCCCGGCTGAGCCTGGACTATCTGACCCAGGACCTGTTGGCCGCAGGCTTGCCGCTGACTGGTGAGGCTGAAGGGGGGTGGCGCCTGGAAATTGCCGACTACACTTTTGCGGTGCCGCACAGCCATTCCAA
This sequence is a window from Deinococcus radiophilus. Protein-coding genes within it:
- a CDS encoding FAD-dependent oxidoreductase translates to MLDVIVVGGGPVGTYLGGLLAQAGLNFAVLDRRGWPAEHSRAIGIHPRALRGFDRLGLTSQLLAAGVTIRRGLLLGGGGQVLGELGFETADEQHPYVLSLPQVETERLLAARLEALAPGRLRRSVRVQAVQPAGDHVRVMLERDGLTETWPARYVVAADGWRSGVRRAAGISFPGSVYPDKYLMGDFPDTTPFGTQAMISLTAAGVTECFPLPSGQRRWVVHTGTQLLDAAGPDALTHIIQERTGLPVPAGECRMFSAFEVRRHLAGRMWQGRLCLIGDAAHVVSPIGGQGMNLGWLDADALAPLLIRAVQQGGVPQIQWQGWERQRRRSAWIAARQAEANMAAGRPASTATQHVREALLTQLLRPPAAGLLADAFTMRWL
- a CDS encoding glycosyltransferase codes for the protein MNILLATQPIAGHVWPMAALACELAARGHTLRWYTGHRYAAQVQQAGAFFGPFIHAREDDAADFKMSPGREGQAPGLKRLLFEVREVFVGQIEGQVHDLRGLRHIASQRRSIYELARMSRPEVRPVRRSEIAPPRPQDVSPGSRHWQQLSQPWRPE